The proteins below come from a single Prolixibacter sp. NT017 genomic window:
- a CDS encoding putative nucleotide-diphospho-sugar transferase: MNNNISIFTVCNVAYLNKVSVLAKSVFKNTGIKLDIFVFDIKREVNVNSRYCQITWIEELEIPNLKKLAFKYTVIELTTALKPYIALKLLEKNNKVIFFDPDVMVFNSLNSIFDNLDQNPIVITPHYFHPKINGLIDDARLMRFGSFNLGFFAVNNSDYSKEFLTWWSERCLTDGFDDTQFGIFTDQKWVSIAPNFFPQIHITYDPGYNVAFWNIDERTITKNSEGKYIVNKEYPLSFFHFSSFSSEFPEKLTAKNFNLGENAPELISEISVLYSNELRKHNNISSDTTYSFDYMSDGRYISPALRRAYASMMNKLPENHDPFDSKDIIATFAKKNHLFQKNNKRYSANGYKNVGENTWKFKIVYVLMKFTLRIIGPNNFMNLSRLLVYLSSYHKIDEMWKYGNNEK; the protein is encoded by the coding sequence ATGAATAACAATATTTCCATTTTTACCGTATGTAATGTCGCATATTTGAATAAAGTTTCAGTATTAGCGAAATCAGTTTTTAAGAACACCGGAATTAAATTGGACATTTTCGTTTTTGACATAAAAAGAGAAGTTAATGTTAATTCAAGATACTGTCAAATCACGTGGATAGAAGAGCTGGAAATTCCTAATCTCAAAAAATTGGCTTTTAAATATACAGTAATTGAATTAACAACTGCTTTAAAACCGTATATAGCCTTAAAGCTTCTTGAGAAAAATAACAAAGTGATTTTCTTTGACCCAGACGTAATGGTTTTCAATTCTTTAAATAGCATATTTGACAACCTAGACCAGAATCCCATAGTAATAACACCTCATTATTTCCATCCTAAGATAAATGGTTTGATTGACGATGCAAGACTAATGAGGTTTGGTTCTTTCAACTTAGGATTCTTTGCGGTAAATAATTCTGACTATAGTAAGGAATTTCTGACCTGGTGGTCAGAACGATGTTTAACAGATGGATTTGATGATACACAATTTGGAATTTTCACTGACCAAAAATGGGTCAGTATTGCACCAAATTTTTTCCCGCAGATTCACATTACATATGATCCCGGCTATAACGTGGCATTTTGGAATATTGATGAACGAACAATCACTAAAAATTCAGAAGGAAAATACATCGTTAACAAGGAATATCCTTTATCATTCTTCCATTTTAGCTCATTCTCCTCGGAATTTCCTGAGAAACTAACTGCTAAAAATTTTAATTTAGGAGAAAACGCGCCTGAGCTAATTTCAGAAATATCTGTCTTGTATTCTAATGAATTAAGAAAGCATAATAATATATCTAGTGACACAACGTACTCTTTTGATTATATGTCTGATGGCAGATATATCTCTCCAGCTTTAAGACGGGCTTATGCTTCGATGATGAACAAACTCCCGGAAAATCACGATCCTTTTGACAGTAAAGATATTATTGCAACATTCGCTAAGAAAAACCATTTATTTCAAAAAAATAACAAACGATATTCGGCAAATGGATATAAAAACGTTGGCGAAAATACTTGGAAATTCAAAATAGTATATGTCTTAATGAAGTTTACATTAAGGATTATTGGCCCGAATAACTTCATGAATCTTTCTAGACTATTAGTCTACTTGTCAAGCTATCATAAAATTGATGAAATGTGGAAATATGGTAACAACGAGAAATAA
- a CDS encoding lipopolysaccharide biosynthesis protein, producing MKPLTTLKNKLNQISNSRKLGLEFLIYNIIGNIFTFLLNLILPFLLSTDNYGYFALLFSIYNLGAAFFTFGLNVSIIKFTVRKNENENTLLDSLISWAIVTFIPLVILIIISYYLTSNNILHTSFKALVLVVFASSLISIQRIVLSYHIATESIKKYGVLFISNKIIQFIPIILVALLFSNSTFINVLPYLFLLQSFTLISFILISERRDIFHRLSSKKNIFKIIKFTLPLSVNTFGSFGYSYGFNVFISPFLTLSQLGILNIFNQLSSIASITINALNNGYIPTFYRNFPDRPKQAIIDFLKYIFQNSLPLIIIVFIVGFAYKTISLNSNSDYSIILLTIYCIGVFLYAFKAIGSNILIIEGKTMRTSTITIFTSVINITMAIIFTKYFGFFGCITSLSIGYILQSMVFNYVLLNHHAIKIHQ from the coding sequence ATGAAACCACTAACTACTTTAAAAAATAAATTAAATCAAATTTCAAACAGCCGTAAACTAGGATTAGAATTTCTCATTTATAATATTATAGGTAACATTTTTACTTTTCTGTTAAATTTGATATTACCTTTTTTGTTGTCTACGGACAATTACGGGTATTTTGCATTATTATTTTCTATTTACAACTTAGGTGCTGCATTTTTTACTTTTGGCTTAAATGTTAGTATAATTAAATTTACAGTTAGAAAGAATGAAAATGAAAATACACTACTAGACAGTCTTATAAGCTGGGCAATTGTTACGTTCATACCATTAGTCATCTTAATTATTATTTCGTACTACCTGACAAGTAACAATATACTCCACACCTCTTTCAAAGCGCTAGTTCTGGTAGTTTTCGCTAGTTCGCTAATTTCAATACAAAGAATAGTATTATCATATCATATTGCTACCGAAAGCATTAAGAAGTATGGTGTTTTATTTATTTCCAACAAGATAATTCAATTCATACCGATTATTTTAGTAGCATTACTTTTTTCAAACTCGACTTTTATTAATGTTTTACCTTACCTCTTCTTACTCCAGAGTTTTACATTAATTTCCTTCATTCTCATTTCCGAGAGAAGAGATATTTTTCATAGACTTAGCAGCAAAAAGAATATATTTAAAATAATAAAATTTACATTACCGCTTTCAGTTAATACATTTGGCAGTTTCGGTTATAGTTATGGATTCAATGTATTTATATCTCCTTTCCTAACACTTAGTCAGTTGGGAATTTTAAATATTTTCAACCAATTATCAAGCATTGCTTCCATTACAATTAATGCACTAAATAATGGTTATATCCCTACTTTTTACAGAAACTTTCCCGATAGACCGAAACAAGCAATAATAGATTTTCTTAAATATATATTTCAAAATTCACTACCCTTAATAATAATTGTTTTTATCGTAGGTTTTGCATATAAAACTATTTCACTTAATTCAAACAGTGATTATAGCATAATCCTACTTACAATCTATTGTATCGGTGTATTTCTGTACGCTTTTAAAGCGATAGGTAGTAATATATTAATAATTGAAGGAAAAACCATGAGGACCTCTACAATAACTATCTTCACATCAGTAATAAATATTACGATGGCAATAATTTTCACAAAATATTTCGGTTTTTTTGGATGTATTACTAGCCTAAGTATTGGCTACATATTGCAATCCATGGTTTTTAATTATGTACTTCTTAATCATCACGCTATTAAAATTCATCAATAA
- the pseI gene encoding pseudaminic acid synthase, whose translation MKIGSFDFEKGKNTLIIAELSANHGHNKEIALETIRAAKRAGADAIKLQTYTADTLTIDCKNEYFTIQEGLWKGKTLYELYGEAYTPWEWHENLFNEAKKEGLICFSTPFDKTSVDFLEQFNPPAYKIASFEIQDIPLIEYTASKGRPIIMSTGIAEIEDIELAVKTCRGVGNNDITLLKCTSSYPAPIEEANLNTIPDLKQRFGVEVGLSDHTLGIVAPVVATTLGARVIEKHFILDKSIGGPDASFSLDEKEFTEMVTAVRQAEKAVGKVSYSLTEKVKASRKFARSLFVAKDMKAGDIFTEENVRSIRPGYGLHPKYLKDVIGKTATKELEKGTPLSLRHVNN comes from the coding sequence ATGAAAATAGGAAGTTTCGATTTTGAAAAAGGCAAAAATACCCTGATTATTGCTGAATTATCTGCAAATCATGGACACAATAAGGAGATTGCATTAGAGACAATTAGAGCTGCCAAAAGGGCTGGTGCAGATGCTATTAAGTTACAGACTTATACAGCAGACACGTTAACAATTGATTGTAAAAACGAGTACTTTACCATCCAGGAAGGATTGTGGAAAGGGAAAACACTTTATGAATTGTATGGTGAAGCATACACTCCCTGGGAGTGGCATGAGAATCTGTTTAATGAAGCCAAAAAGGAAGGACTAATCTGTTTCTCGACACCATTTGATAAAACTTCAGTCGATTTTTTGGAGCAGTTCAATCCACCAGCGTACAAAATTGCTTCATTCGAGATTCAGGATATTCCCCTAATTGAATACACTGCATCTAAAGGTAGACCCATTATTATGTCAACAGGAATTGCCGAGATCGAAGACATTGAACTGGCTGTGAAAACCTGTCGCGGTGTTGGAAATAATGACATTACCCTACTAAAATGTACCTCTTCTTACCCAGCCCCAATAGAAGAAGCCAACCTCAATACAATCCCCGACCTTAAACAACGCTTTGGAGTGGAGGTCGGTTTATCCGATCACACCTTGGGCATTGTGGCTCCGGTAGTTGCCACAACACTCGGTGCACGTGTCATTGAAAAACATTTCATTTTGGATAAATCGATTGGTGGTCCAGATGCCTCCTTTTCGCTCGATGAAAAAGAATTCACCGAGATGGTTACAGCAGTTCGTCAAGCAGAGAAAGCAGTTGGGAAAGTTTCCTACTCACTTACAGAGAAAGTTAAGGCAAGTAGGAAATTCGCTCGTTCTCTTTTTGTGGCAAAAGACATGAAGGCGGGTGATATTTTTACTGAAGAGAACGTGCGTTCCATTCGCCCTGGGTATGGTTTGCACCCAAAATATTTGAAAGATGTTATTGGTAAAACAGCTACGAAAGAACTTGAAAAGGGAACACCGTTAAGTTTAAGGCATGTAAATAATTAA